From a region of the Chitinophaga caseinilytica genome:
- a CDS encoding NAD(P)/FAD-dependent oxidoreductase, with amino-acid sequence MVKQISLKLLPQEAAQHRAITRHAAEALGVKPADITGFNIIKRSIDARSRQPYFVLTLEVFASEPFQPKQLEPFRYEPLGPDARPVIVIGAGPAGLFAALRLIELGLRPIVLERGKDVRARRRDLAALNKTGIVNPESNYCFGEGGAGTYSDGKLYTRSNKRGNIQRILNIFRQFGADDAITTDAHPHIGTNKLPHIITAMREQIADSGGTVHFEQKVTDFLIANDAVTGVKTATGDVFHAQHVILATGHSARDIFELLHEKKILIERKPFALGVRVEHPQSLIDSAQYHCALRGDHLPPASYSLVEQVNGRGVFSFCMCPGGIIAPAATSPGELVVNGWSPSKRNNPYANSGMVVTVDEEDFAPFAKAGPLAAMHYQQAVERTAFEAGGGGFVAPAQRMTDFVKGKVSGSLPDCSYIPGVRSTDLRTVLPAAVHSRLGEAFKAFGKKIRGYFTEDAILVATESRTSSPVRIPRNDHDLMHPQVKGLYPCGEGAGYAGGIVSAAMDGERVAEAIAGVGTGNRPVGVSL; translated from the coding sequence ATGGTCAAACAAATCTCCCTCAAGCTCCTCCCGCAGGAAGCTGCCCAACATCGCGCCATCACGCGCCACGCCGCCGAAGCCCTCGGCGTCAAACCTGCTGACATCACCGGGTTCAATATCATCAAACGCTCTATAGACGCGCGTTCCCGCCAGCCTTACTTCGTGCTCACCCTCGAAGTCTTCGCCAGCGAGCCCTTTCAGCCCAAACAACTCGAACCTTTCCGCTACGAGCCCCTCGGCCCCGATGCCCGTCCCGTCATCGTCATAGGCGCAGGCCCCGCGGGCCTCTTCGCCGCCCTTCGCCTCATAGAGCTCGGCCTGCGGCCCATCGTGCTCGAAAGAGGCAAAGATGTGCGCGCCCGCCGGAGAGATCTCGCCGCCCTCAATAAAACGGGCATCGTCAACCCCGAATCCAATTACTGCTTCGGGGAAGGCGGCGCCGGCACGTATTCCGACGGTAAGCTGTACACCCGCTCCAACAAACGCGGCAACATCCAGCGCATCCTCAACATATTCCGGCAGTTCGGCGCCGATGACGCCATCACCACAGACGCGCATCCCCATATCGGCACCAACAAGCTCCCCCATATCATCACCGCCATGCGCGAACAGATCGCCGACAGCGGCGGCACCGTGCATTTCGAACAGAAAGTAACCGATTTCCTCATCGCAAACGACGCGGTGACCGGCGTGAAAACCGCCACGGGCGACGTATTCCACGCCCAACACGTCATCCTCGCCACCGGCCACTCCGCCCGCGATATCTTCGAACTGCTGCATGAGAAGAAGATCCTCATAGAACGGAAGCCCTTCGCACTGGGCGTTCGCGTGGAACATCCGCAATCATTGATAGACAGCGCCCAATACCATTGCGCCCTCCGCGGCGATCATCTCCCGCCCGCCAGCTACAGCCTCGTGGAACAGGTGAACGGCCGCGGCGTGTTCTCGTTCTGCATGTGCCCCGGCGGCATCATCGCCCCGGCCGCCACTTCGCCGGGAGAACTGGTGGTAAATGGATGGTCGCCCTCGAAACGCAACAACCCCTACGCCAACTCAGGCATGGTAGTAACGGTAGACGAGGAAGATTTTGCGCCATTCGCCAAAGCAGGTCCCCTCGCCGCCATGCACTACCAGCAAGCCGTGGAGCGCACTGCCTTCGAAGCGGGCGGCGGAGGATTCGTAGCCCCGGCCCAGCGCATGACCGATTTCGTGAAAGGCAAAGTATCTGGTTCATTGCCGGATTGCTCCTACATCCCCGGTGTTCGCAGCACCGACCTGAGAACAGTGCTCCCCGCAGCGGTACATTCCAGGCTGGGAGAAGCTTTCAAGGCTTTCGGGAAGAAGATCAGGGGATATTTTACGGAAGACGCCATCCTCGTTGCCACGGAATCCCGCACCTCAAGCCCCGTGCGCATTCCACGTAACGATCATGACCTCATGCACCCGCAGGTGAAAGGGCTCTACCCCTGCGGAGAAGGCGCAGGATACGCCGGCGGCATCGTTTCAGCCGCCATGGACGGCGAACGCGTGGCCGAAGCCATCGCCGGGGTTGGTACTGGGAATCGTCCGGTTGGTGTATCATTATGA
- a CDS encoding ABC transporter ATP-binding protein, whose amino-acid sequence MNVLELQHLKKHYATHKAVDDISFSIPKGSIFGLLGPNGAGKTTLLRMITGIIYPDAGDILFDGRPFDPRNDIQYIGYMPEERGLYKKMKVGEQALYLAQLKGLSAQEARQRIDYWFNKFEITSWTNKKIEELSKGMQQKVQFISTVMHQPKLLILDEPFSGLDPINSQLIQDEIFQLAKSGTTIIFSTHRMEQVEEICDHIVLVNKGKKVLDGPVKQIRQDFKHHLFRISLASMPNPAQMATHHFEIVKQHENGYTVKINEYSQTNDILAHFIHHGIQVTYFEEILPTIHEVFIQQVKITDLEVAAN is encoded by the coding sequence ATGAACGTACTGGAACTCCAACATCTCAAGAAGCACTACGCCACGCACAAAGCGGTGGACGATATCAGCTTCTCCATCCCGAAGGGCAGCATCTTCGGGCTGCTGGGCCCCAACGGCGCAGGTAAAACCACACTCCTGCGCATGATCACCGGCATTATTTACCCCGACGCGGGGGACATCCTTTTCGACGGCCGCCCGTTCGACCCCCGCAACGATATCCAATATATAGGGTATATGCCGGAAGAACGCGGACTGTATAAAAAGATGAAAGTGGGCGAACAGGCCTTGTACCTGGCCCAGCTCAAAGGCCTCAGCGCACAGGAAGCCCGCCAGCGGATCGATTACTGGTTCAATAAATTCGAGATCACTTCGTGGACCAACAAGAAAATCGAAGAGCTCTCCAAGGGCATGCAACAAAAGGTGCAATTCATTTCCACCGTCATGCATCAACCCAAACTGCTCATCCTCGACGAGCCCTTCTCCGGCCTGGACCCCATCAACTCCCAACTCATCCAGGACGAAATCTTCCAGCTCGCCAAAAGCGGCACCACCATCATCTTCTCCACGCACCGCATGGAGCAGGTGGAAGAAATCTGCGACCACATCGTGCTCGTCAACAAAGGCAAAAAAGTGCTCGACGGCCCGGTGAAGCAGATCCGGCAGGATTTCAAGCATCACCTTTTCCGCATCAGCCTGGCTTCCATGCCCAATCCCGCGCAAATGGCGACGCATCATTTCGAGATCGTCAAACAGCACGAAAACGGCTATACCGTGAAGATCAATGAATACAGCCAGACGAACGACATCCTGGCCCACTTCATCCATCACGGCATCCAGGTCACCTATTTCGAAGAAATCCTCCCCACCATTCACGAAGTCTTCATCCAACAGGTGAAGATCACCGACCTGGAGGTAGCCGCTAACTGA
- a CDS encoding ABC transporter permease, with product MNKIWIIIKREYLTRVRKKSFIVTTLLLPVLFAAMVILPGLLINSDNNEKVAVIDESGYFAGKLPDEKGIQYKFVDAKLDTFKKSYRDQGYTGLLHIPKLDINRLPAIVYYSKGQMPFALRGSMEKRLESVVEDKRMELAGVDKSKLEEIRADISIDNLAGDDEKKGSTVAAYIIGWFAGFLIYIVLLVFGMMVMRGVMEEKTNRIAEVMVSSVKPFQLMMGKIVGIAGVGLTQFLIWVGLLIGIYTLLVPLLLGTDLSSATAATQPGMSAATQDMAQKIANFTGSVNWFSIISLFLFYFLGGYLFYAALFAAVGSLVNEDPNDAQSLTFPITLPVIVAMVIMIQAVVNPTSQLAVWGSIIPFTSPVVMMARIPYGVPGTVPFWQLGLSMFSLIAGFLATTWVAAKIYRTGILMYGKKVTLGEVGKWIFRKS from the coding sequence ATGAATAAGATCTGGATCATCATCAAAAGAGAATACCTCACCAGGGTAAGAAAGAAATCTTTCATCGTCACCACCCTGCTGTTGCCGGTTTTGTTCGCCGCCATGGTTATTTTACCCGGCCTGCTCATCAACTCCGACAACAATGAAAAAGTGGCCGTGATCGACGAAAGCGGCTACTTCGCCGGCAAACTGCCCGACGAAAAAGGCATCCAGTACAAGTTCGTAGACGCCAAACTGGATACGTTCAAGAAATCGTACCGCGACCAGGGCTATACCGGCCTGCTCCACATACCCAAGCTCGACATCAACCGCCTGCCCGCCATCGTATACTACAGCAAGGGCCAGATGCCTTTTGCGCTGCGCGGCAGCATGGAAAAGCGGCTTGAAAGCGTGGTGGAAGATAAAAGGATGGAGCTCGCCGGGGTCGACAAATCGAAACTCGAAGAAATCCGTGCAGATATCTCTATCGACAACCTCGCCGGCGATGATGAGAAGAAAGGCAGCACCGTAGCGGCTTACATCATCGGTTGGTTCGCCGGGTTCCTCATTTACATCGTATTGCTGGTGTTCGGCATGATGGTAATGCGCGGGGTGATGGAAGAAAAAACAAATCGCATCGCGGAAGTAATGGTTTCCAGCGTGAAGCCGTTCCAGCTGATGATGGGCAAGATCGTAGGGATCGCCGGGGTGGGGCTCACACAGTTCCTCATCTGGGTAGGTTTGCTGATCGGTATTTATACCTTGCTGGTGCCGTTGCTGCTGGGGACCGACCTGTCTTCGGCAACTGCGGCCACGCAACCGGGCATGAGCGCGGCCACGCAAGACATGGCGCAGAAGATCGCCAATTTCACGGGCAGTGTGAACTGGTTCTCTATCATTTCGCTGTTCCTGTTCTACTTCCTGGGCGGATACCTTTTCTACGCGGCGCTTTTCGCCGCGGTGGGCAGTTTGGTGAACGAAGACCCGAACGATGCACAGTCGCTCACGTTCCCCATCACGCTCCCGGTGATCGTGGCCATGGTGATCATGATCCAGGCGGTGGTGAACCCCACGAGCCAGCTGGCCGTATGGGGAAGCATCATTCCTTTCACATCGCCGGTGGTGATGATGGCGAGGATCCCTTACGGCGTGCCGGGCACGGTGCCGTTCTGGCAGCTCGGTCTTTCGATGTTTTCGCTCATCGCCGGTTTCCTCGCTACCACCTGGGTGGCCGCGAAGATTTACCGCACGGGGATCCTCATGTACGGTAAAAAAGTGACGCTGGGCGAAGTGGGGAAATGGATTTTCAGAAAAAGCTAG
- a CDS encoding NAD(P)H-dependent flavin oxidoreductase — translation MAFQNPVTSLFGIEYPIIQAGMIWASGWRLASAVSNAGGLGVIGSGSMYPDVLREHIQKCKSATDKPFGVNVPLLYPDLDKHIQIILEEKVPVVFTSAGNPKTWTPLLKEHGVKVVHVVSSSKFAVKSQEAGVDAVVAEGFEAGGHNGREETTTMVLIPAVAAAVTIPVIAAGGIGSGKAMAAAFALGASGVQVGSRFVATPEASSHEAFKQAVITAGEGDTMLSLKQLTPVRLLKNAFFEAVKKAETEGADIEQLKGLLGRGRAKKGMFEGQLDEGELEIGQVSALIREIKPAADVLHEIWNEFRTTCSQLGSL, via the coding sequence ATGGCATTCCAAAACCCCGTTACCAGCTTATTCGGCATCGAATATCCCATCATCCAGGCAGGCATGATCTGGGCCAGCGGATGGCGGCTCGCCAGTGCGGTGAGCAACGCCGGCGGACTGGGGGTCATCGGCTCCGGCAGCATGTACCCCGATGTGCTGCGCGAACATATCCAAAAGTGCAAATCGGCTACAGACAAGCCTTTCGGCGTGAACGTACCGCTCTTATATCCCGATCTCGACAAACATATCCAGATCATCCTGGAAGAGAAAGTGCCGGTGGTGTTCACTTCCGCGGGCAATCCAAAAACCTGGACGCCCTTGCTGAAAGAGCACGGTGTGAAGGTGGTACACGTGGTATCGAGCAGCAAATTCGCAGTAAAGAGCCAGGAAGCAGGTGTAGACGCGGTAGTGGCCGAAGGTTTCGAAGCCGGGGGCCACAATGGCCGCGAAGAAACTACGACCATGGTGCTCATCCCCGCGGTGGCGGCCGCTGTCACGATCCCTGTGATAGCAGCGGGCGGCATCGGCTCGGGAAAGGCCATGGCGGCGGCTTTCGCGCTGGGCGCTTCGGGCGTTCAGGTGGGCAGCCGGTTCGTGGCCACGCCGGAAGCTTCGTCGCACGAAGCTTTCAAACAGGCGGTGATCACAGCGGGAGAAGGCGATACGATGTTGTCGCTGAAGCAGTTGACGCCGGTACGACTCTTGAAGAACGCATTTTTCGAAGCGGTGAAAAAAGCCGAAACGGAAGGGGCAGACATCGAGCAGCTGAAAGGGCTCCTGGGCCGGGGGCGCGCCAAGAAAGGCATGTTCGAAGGACAGCTCGATGAAGGCGAACTGGAAATCGGCCAGGTGAGCGCGCTTATCCGCGAAATCAAGCCCGCGGCCGATGTGCTCCACGAAATCTGGAACGAGTTCCGCACTACCTGTTCCCAACTCGGATCGCTCTGA
- a CDS encoding sugar phosphate nucleotidyltransferase, whose protein sequence is MKAIIPVAGAGTKLRPHTYTQPKALIPLAGRTILSIIVDQLVESGIREFVFVVGYLGEKIQHYVEKKYPDLTMHFVQQNSREGTGHAILLTKDVVAGDEVLIVLGDTIVEVDFKEVINSPVSVLGVKKVDDPRNFGVAELGEELTITRVIEKPQIPKSNLALVGMYKIRETEQLYQCLEDNIRLQVRSHDEFQLTDALECMIQHGVRFNAFKVNNWFDCGRKETLLETNATLLKKYKLSASPVLPYENTIIIPPVSIGEGCNIKNSIIGPNVAIGDNTVISYSIVKDSIIGSFSNLYEVVLKSSLIGSDANIRGLSQSLNIGDNTEIDLG, encoded by the coding sequence ATGAAGGCAATTATTCCAGTCGCAGGTGCAGGCACAAAATTGCGCCCGCATACATATACGCAGCCCAAGGCTTTGATACCGCTGGCGGGCCGCACCATCCTGAGCATTATCGTAGACCAGCTGGTGGAGTCCGGTATCCGCGAATTCGTTTTCGTGGTGGGCTATCTCGGTGAAAAGATCCAGCATTACGTAGAAAAGAAATACCCCGATCTGACGATGCACTTCGTGCAGCAGAATTCCCGCGAAGGCACCGGCCACGCCATTCTGCTGACCAAAGACGTAGTGGCGGGCGACGAAGTGCTCATCGTTCTGGGAGACACCATCGTGGAAGTGGATTTCAAGGAAGTGATCAACTCACCGGTTTCCGTACTGGGCGTGAAGAAGGTCGACGATCCCCGCAACTTTGGCGTTGCCGAGCTCGGCGAAGAACTGACCATCACCCGGGTGATCGAAAAACCCCAGATCCCCAAATCCAACCTCGCCCTCGTAGGCATGTACAAAATCCGGGAAACGGAACAACTGTACCAATGCCTGGAAGACAATATCCGCCTGCAGGTGCGCTCGCACGACGAGTTTCAGCTCACCGATGCCCTCGAGTGCATGATCCAGCACGGCGTGCGGTTCAACGCGTTCAAGGTCAACAACTGGTTCGACTGCGGCCGCAAGGAAACCCTCCTCGAAACCAATGCCACCTTGCTGAAGAAGTATAAATTGTCGGCCAGCCCGGTGCTGCCTTACGAGAATACCATCATCATCCCTCCCGTGAGCATCGGCGAAGGCTGCAATATCAAAAACAGCATCATCGGCCCCAACGTGGCCATCGGCGATAATACCGTCATCAGTTATTCCATCGTGAAAGATTCCATCATCGGCTCTTTCAGCAACCTGTACGAAGTGGTGCTGAAATCGTCGCTCATCGGTAGCGACGCCAATATCCGCGGGCTCAGCCAGAGCCTCAATATCGGCGATAACACGGAAATCGATCTCGGTTAA
- the glyA gene encoding serine hydroxymethyltransferase produces the protein MQRDQQIFDIIRQELERQRHGIELIASENFTSHQVMQAMGNVMTNKYAEGYPGRRYYGGCEIVDMSEQLAIDRAKQIFGIEYANVQPHSGAQANAAVLLAILQPGDKILGLDLSMGGHLTHGSAVNFSGKLYQPLFYGVNKETGLVEYDKMEEVALAEKPKLIICGASAYSRDWDYTRIREIADKIGAFVMADIAHPAGLIAKGLLNSPFAHCHFVTTTTHKTLRGPRGGMIMMGKDFENPFGLKTPKGEIRMMSNLLDMAVFPGIQGGPLEHVIAAKAISFFEILSDDYDVYARQIIKNAQSMARSFVEKGYQIISGGTDNHLMLIDLRNKNISGKKAENVLVQADITCNKNMVPYDDKSPFITSGIRVGVPAITTRGLTEDHMPQIVEWIDKLLLDADNEGLQQRIRGEVNEFMKQFPLYPEMG, from the coding sequence ATGCAAAGAGACCAGCAGATCTTCGACATCATCCGCCAGGAACTGGAAAGGCAGCGCCATGGCATTGAACTGATCGCTTCTGAGAACTTCACGAGCCATCAGGTAATGCAGGCCATGGGCAACGTAATGACCAACAAGTACGCCGAGGGCTATCCCGGACGCCGCTATTATGGCGGTTGCGAGATAGTTGACATGAGCGAGCAGCTGGCCATCGACCGTGCCAAACAGATTTTCGGCATCGAGTACGCCAACGTGCAGCCCCACTCCGGTGCGCAGGCAAACGCGGCGGTTCTGCTGGCCATCCTCCAGCCGGGCGACAAAATCCTCGGCCTGGACCTCAGCATGGGCGGCCACCTCACGCACGGCTCCGCGGTTAACTTCTCCGGTAAACTGTACCAGCCGTTGTTTTACGGTGTGAATAAAGAAACCGGCCTTGTTGAGTACGACAAGATGGAAGAGGTTGCCCTCGCCGAAAAACCCAAACTAATCATCTGCGGTGCTTCGGCATACAGCCGCGATTGGGATTACACCCGCATCCGCGAGATCGCCGACAAGATCGGTGCCTTCGTGATGGCAGACATCGCGCACCCCGCGGGCCTCATCGCCAAAGGGCTCCTGAATTCGCCCTTCGCGCATTGCCATTTCGTAACCACCACCACCCACAAAACCCTCCGCGGCCCCCGTGGCGGTATGATCATGATGGGCAAGGATTTCGAAAACCCCTTCGGCCTCAAAACCCCGAAAGGCGAAATCCGCATGATGTCTAACCTGCTCGATATGGCCGTGTTCCCCGGCATCCAGGGCGGCCCGCTCGAACACGTCATCGCCGCCAAAGCGATTTCGTTCTTCGAGATCCTGTCAGACGATTACGATGTATACGCCCGCCAGATCATCAAAAACGCACAGTCCATGGCCCGCTCCTTCGTGGAAAAAGGCTACCAGATCATCTCCGGCGGTACCGATAACCACCTCATGCTGATCGACCTCCGCAACAAGAACATCTCCGGTAAAAAAGCGGAAAATGTGCTCGTTCAGGCAGATATCACCTGCAACAAGAACATGGTCCCCTACGACGATAAATCTCCCTTCATCACCTCCGGCATCCGCGTCGGCGTTCCCGCCATCACCACCCGCGGCCTGACGGAAGATCACATGCCGCAAATCGTGGAATGGATCGACAAACTGCTCCTCGACGCCGACAACGAAGGCCTGCAGCAGCGCATCCGTGGCGAAGTGAACGAATTCATGAAACAATTCCCCCTCTACCCCGAAATGGGCTGA
- a CDS encoding PDZ domain-containing protein, with amino-acid sequence MLKWIIACSLLLPLALQAQETLVYLSPTGNDANPGTMAKPKATLEGARETWRRSPGKATTVILRDGTYYLDAPFVLTTADNPQHQPFTIKAQPGEKPVISGARKLTANWQDAGNGIWKTAIPAGITEMDRLYVNGKLQISARYPNYDSSARFYHGTAADALSPARIKTWKHPETAIVHALHRAEWGGYHYKVTGVDAQGNAILEGGWQNNRQMGLHPDHRFVENVREELDAPHEWFFDASEHTLYFQPGNGKKPAANIAYAATTELIVLKGSMEQPLKNVTVRGITFTGNKRTFMLTKEPLLRSDWTIYRGGAVLVEGAENAAITNCLFDEVGGNAVFVNNYNRNVRIDSNHIYRPGASGIAFVGSPGAVRSPAFEYNLAVPFSEMDFTPGPKSEEFPKNCSASDNLIQFSGEIEKQSAGVQISISNAIHVAHNTIHNVPRAGINVSEGTFGGHLIERNDVYNTVLETGDHGAFNSWGRDRFWHANRRIMDSATMANINLTKLDILGTTILRENRFRCDHGWDIDLDDGSSYYDIYDNVCLNGGLKLREGFFRRVHHNLMINNTFHPHVWFANSNDVFTANVVTTDYKPIQVNVWGKKVDNNFFPDKASLEAAQQRGTDKNSYVLDLQFRDFKKGDYRLKPSSMPGKITYRDFPIDNFGTRIASYKKLAAPVPLPAILLSAASSKGDLLEWKGAKVKNIEGLGERSATGLPDEKGAYFVTVPENSDAWKAGLRTNDVLLKLDGQPVNSVKTFLSVYQPIAWRTNLKAVVFRNQREQEITLANK; translated from the coding sequence ATGCTGAAATGGATCATCGCCTGCAGCCTGTTGTTGCCCCTGGCGTTACAGGCCCAGGAAACCCTCGTCTACCTATCGCCCACCGGCAACGATGCCAATCCCGGTACTATGGCCAAACCCAAAGCCACGTTGGAAGGCGCCCGGGAAACCTGGCGCCGGTCTCCCGGTAAAGCCACCACCGTAATTTTAAGGGACGGCACCTATTATCTTGATGCGCCTTTCGTGCTCACGACCGCCGACAATCCGCAACACCAACCCTTTACCATCAAGGCGCAGCCGGGCGAAAAGCCCGTTATCAGCGGCGCCCGGAAACTCACCGCCAATTGGCAGGACGCCGGGAACGGCATTTGGAAAACCGCCATCCCAGCGGGCATCACGGAAATGGACAGGCTGTACGTAAATGGGAAACTGCAAATCTCCGCCCGTTACCCCAACTACGATTCTTCGGCCCGCTTTTACCATGGCACTGCTGCCGACGCACTTTCACCGGCGCGCATCAAAACCTGGAAACATCCGGAAACCGCCATCGTCCACGCGTTGCACCGCGCCGAATGGGGCGGCTATCATTATAAAGTGACCGGCGTGGATGCACAAGGGAACGCCATCCTGGAAGGCGGCTGGCAAAACAACCGCCAGATGGGCCTCCACCCCGACCATCGGTTCGTGGAAAACGTCCGCGAAGAACTGGACGCCCCGCACGAATGGTTCTTCGACGCATCCGAACACACCCTGTATTTCCAACCCGGGAACGGGAAAAAACCGGCCGCCAACATCGCTTACGCGGCCACCACGGAGCTGATCGTGCTGAAAGGGAGTATGGAACAGCCTTTGAAGAACGTCACCGTCCGCGGGATCACGTTCACCGGCAACAAGCGCACGTTCATGCTCACAAAAGAACCGCTCCTGCGCAGCGACTGGACCATCTACCGCGGCGGGGCCGTGCTGGTGGAAGGGGCTGAAAACGCGGCCATTACCAATTGCTTGTTCGACGAAGTGGGCGGCAACGCTGTGTTCGTGAACAACTATAACCGCAACGTGCGCATCGACAGCAATCATATATACAGGCCCGGCGCATCCGGCATCGCGTTTGTCGGCAGCCCGGGCGCCGTGCGGTCTCCGGCTTTCGAATACAACCTGGCCGTGCCTTTCAGCGAAATGGACTTCACGCCTGGCCCCAAATCGGAAGAATTCCCGAAGAACTGCAGTGCGTCAGACAACCTCATTCAATTTTCCGGCGAGATCGAAAAGCAATCGGCCGGCGTGCAGATCAGCATTTCGAACGCCATCCATGTGGCGCATAACACGATCCACAACGTGCCGCGCGCGGGCATCAATGTCAGCGAAGGAACGTTCGGCGGCCACCTCATCGAGCGGAACGACGTATACAATACCGTACTCGAAACCGGCGACCACGGCGCTTTCAACAGCTGGGGCCGCGACAGGTTCTGGCACGCCAACCGCAGGATCATGGACAGCGCCACCATGGCGAACATCAACCTCACGAAGCTCGACATCCTCGGCACCACCATCCTCCGCGAAAACCGTTTCCGCTGCGATCATGGCTGGGACATCGATCTGGACGACGGCTCTTCCTATTACGACATTTACGACAACGTTTGCCTGAACGGCGGATTGAAACTGCGGGAAGGATTTTTCAGGAGAGTACATCACAACCTGATGATCAATAACACTTTCCACCCGCACGTATGGTTTGCGAACAGCAACGACGTGTTCACCGCCAACGTGGTGACTACCGACTACAAGCCCATCCAGGTCAATGTTTGGGGCAAGAAGGTGGATAACAATTTCTTCCCCGACAAGGCTTCCCTCGAAGCGGCACAGCAGCGCGGCACGGATAAAAATTCCTATGTGCTCGACCTCCAGTTCCGCGACTTCAAGAAAGGTGATTACCGGCTGAAACCCTCCAGCATGCCGGGCAAGATTACCTACCGCGATTTTCCGATAGACAATTTCGGAACGCGGATCGCGTCGTACAAAAAGCTTGCGGCGCCCGTTCCCCTTCCTGCCATCCTGCTTTCCGCCGCATCCTCGAAAGGCGATCTGCTCGAATGGAAAGGTGCGAAAGTGAAGAACATCGAAGGATTGGGAGAACGCTCCGCCACGGGCCTCCCCGATGAAAAAGGCGCGTATTTCGTAACGGTGCCGGAAAACAGCGACGCCTGGAAAGCTGGTCTGCGCACGAACGACGTGTTGCTGAAACTGGATGGCCAGCCCGTCAACTCGGTAAAAACCTTCCTTTCCGTATACCAGCCCATCGCCTGGCGCACCAACCTGAAAGCGGTGGTGTTCCGCAACCAGCGCGAGCAGGAGATCACACTGGCGAATAAATAA
- a CDS encoding ABC transporter ATP-binding protein codes for MVSLQNIAYSYRRGKPVLDGLSLTLAPGRIYGLLGRNGTGKSTLLYQMAGLLFPQSGSCTVFGFTPMRREPAFLQQVYVVPEAFVLPDLSSGAYIRLNAPFYPTFDHALCSSILQQFGIGEAGRLNRLSHGQQKQFQIAFAIATGAKLLLLDEPTNGLDIPSKQQFRKVVAGSLRNDQVMVISTHQVRDLDSLIDDVLILDQGRIVLQAPVSRITERLVFRKVKERAESGKPLYAEEALGGFAVIARNTTDESSRLDMELLFNAALSGETSILPILQD; via the coding sequence ATGGTATCCCTTCAAAACATTGCCTATTCTTACCGGCGTGGGAAGCCGGTGCTCGACGGGTTGAGCCTTACCCTGGCACCCGGCCGTATTTACGGCCTCCTCGGCCGCAACGGCACCGGTAAAAGCACGCTGCTTTACCAGATGGCCGGTTTGTTATTCCCCCAATCCGGTTCCTGCACGGTGTTCGGTTTCACGCCCATGCGCAGGGAGCCCGCTTTCCTGCAGCAGGTGTACGTGGTACCGGAAGCGTTCGTTTTGCCCGACCTTTCATCCGGCGCCTACATCCGTTTGAACGCGCCTTTTTATCCCACGTTCGATCATGCGCTGTGCAGCAGTATTCTCCAGCAGTTCGGCATCGGGGAAGCAGGCAGGTTGAACCGCCTCAGCCACGGCCAGCAGAAGCAGTTCCAGATCGCCTTCGCCATTGCCACCGGCGCGAAGCTGTTGCTGCTGGACGAGCCTACCAATGGGCTGGACATCCCCTCCAAACAACAATTCCGCAAAGTAGTGGCGGGCAGCTTGCGCAACGATCAGGTGATGGTCATCAGTACGCACCAGGTCCGCGATCTCGACAGCCTCATAGACGATGTGCTGATCCTGGACCAGGGGCGCATCGTGCTGCAGGCGCCGGTGTCGCGGATCACGGAGCGGCTCGTGTTCCGCAAAGTGAAGGAGCGCGCCGAAAGCGGGAAGCCGCTCTATGCCGAAGAAGCCCTGGGCGGGTTCGCCGTCATCGCCCGCAACACGACCGACGAAAGCTCGCGGCTCGATATGGAACTGCTGTTCAACGCGGCGCTTTCCGGCGAAACATCCATTCTTCCCATTCTTCAAGATTAA
- a CDS encoding GntR family transcriptional regulator, producing the protein MEFNNQLSIYLQIADHVCDRIQLGEWVEEGKIPSVRELAVSLEVNPNTVMRSYEHLQQLGVIYTRRGLGYFVSPGAVSKVTGLRKEQFLEEELPQFFRKIYLLGIGLDELKDRFETFKDRQLKAQ; encoded by the coding sequence ATGGAATTTAATAATCAATTATCCATCTACCTCCAGATCGCCGACCATGTTTGCGACCGCATTCAGCTGGGGGAGTGGGTTGAGGAGGGAAAAATACCTTCGGTACGGGAGCTTGCGGTGAGCCTCGAAGTGAATCCCAATACCGTCATGCGCTCTTACGAGCATCTGCAGCAATTGGGCGTCATTTACACGCGGCGCGGCCTGGGTTACTTCGTTTCTCCCGGCGCGGTCAGCAAAGTAACGGGGCTGCGGAAAGAACAGTTCCTGGAAGAAGAGCTGCCGCAGTTTTTCCGGAAAATCTATCTCCTCGGTATCGGGCTCGACGAGCTGAAAGACCGGTTCGAAACATTTAAAGACCGCCAGTTAAAGGCGCAATAA